Genomic DNA from Xiphophorus hellerii strain 12219 chromosome 16, Xiphophorus_hellerii-4.1, whole genome shotgun sequence:
CCAGTATTTATAGGGCTTGTATTTTCATTTACAACCAGGAGTCTTTATATAGATTTTATTGGGTGATCATGTATGCCTGTGGAATGGAAGAAATTGCTACCTGCCCCAAGTTTTCCATGAAAGTCACAGGTTCTAGTCTGAACAGAAGCTGCACAGAAGCTTTTGAGGACAGGAGAGCTTTTGTTGACTACTTTGTAAACATCACAGCCTTGCTGAAGTTTTAGGAATGAGTGATTCTGAGACATATGTCATGGAATCTACATAGCCTTGGCATCTCATCCTTCATCCTGAAAGGGCTGCAGTCCTCTTTCCATTTCCACTAACAAGGCTCAACTCATGCCACAATTTGACTTTTCTCTCTGCAGAGATGAGGTTAGTAGATTGCTGCGACAGCCTTTCAGGTGAATTTCACACATCTTTTCCAAACCTCCCTTCAGGATGTGGGGAATGCAACGTACCAAGTAGTAGATTAATACATTACTGTGAAGCTTTACTTATGTCAATAGCGATTTCAAGATATTCATTTGAATCTGTTATGACTAAAGGTGTGCTATAAACTTATAAAAAGACATCTCTTCCACATTTCACCTGGTAGATGAGGACTTTGAAGTTCCGTCTCTTGAGCAGCTCGTGCTCGTTGCTCTCCAGCTTCTTGATCTGGCCCGCCTGCTTTTCCAGGTTACTGCGCACCGTCTTGACGTTGACGCTGACCTTACGCACCTTGTCCAGCATTTTATTGACTGTGTTGGCAGTGTCGACGTGGTTCTTGGACAGCTTTGCCAGCTCCCCTTGGATGGTTGACACAGACTTCTCCATGGCCTCCTGCCGAGCCTCGAGTCCATTCTGGGTCTGCTGGATCTTGTCTACCACACCTATGATCTTGTCTAGCAGAGACAGAACCATGACCCCGTTCATCTGAGCTTCACTCTTGCCTCCAGTATCCAGCACCAGGTCCACTTCTTCAGCTGGGTCATCGTCATCTACTGCTGGCTCTGTAGCAGCGCCAACAAGAGCAACCTCTTCATCATCATAGGGTATATCAGCATGGGGTACATGTTCCTTTTTGACTCCTGTGTCTGCCATACCTATCAACTAAATATACTACCTCTTTACCAAAATAAACAAGCTATTCAGATAAGCCctattctgttttttctttcttttagacAACTTCCTAACTTACTTTTTTGCCTCTTTAGATTCCTTTCAGACAATCCTCTCTACCTCTCTCTGCCTTTGCTCTGGGATGTCAGCCAGCCAAGGGGAGTGGGGCCTCTCACAGCTGAAGCATGTGTGCCCTGACTCAAATGCCTCTGCTCACTGCAAAACCACCCAGCCAAACACTTCCCTTCATACACCCAGCCTCCACCCAGTACCAGCCTACTGCTGCAGCTCCACCCCGTTCTGTGCCTAACAGAATGTCTGTAGACCCCCTCCTCTTACTGGCATAACGCTCCCAAATAAAACGGCAAGGTGAGGCTCTCTAATGGAAACATCACAGAAAACATCTAGAACATGAAAACAAGCTTGATGAAGCTCCAAAAGCAACAGCTGTTCAtctgtctatctatctgtctgtctgtctatcatTTTAAACTGGATTCAGTTTACTTCAATGTTTGTGTACACTTTCATTTAAATAGTGTGTTTGGTGTTAACCACAGCATGGTTTTAGCATATTATTTTGAGATCAAGAGCTGGATATAACacatctgcaaataaatatctCATATAAAATGGCTTGTTGTGAGCTTACAGTAACATTTAGTGCATTCacagtttttctcagttgccttggtgcatttctcaaatcatttttgacatttgccAAACAATAATTGcctttctcaaaacaatttgtacaaacagcaaaacactgtTGATTACCTTCAAAACTCAGtttctttctcaaaatccttagttcatctcacaaaattaaatatctgtatCAATAAACTTGCCAGTGCCTCAGAATGACAAATCCTTGTTTCATTGTGTATGGATAAGACAGTCAGGTTtcattgttaaatgttttgaatgttGTGGAGGGTGCAACAATTCAACAGACACCTACTGTATATAATACATTTTGATCAACATGAAATAAGCAATTAAAAGTTTGGGGAAAAGCAGAGAATTGTACATAATCACCTGATGTACAAAAAGATTTGCAACTTGTTCAAAAGAATAAGAAATTGCTTTTTTGATGAGCACAAGTGACACAATGCTTTGAAGATTGAACATGTAGTTTTGAGAATTTCAATTCTGCtctgagaaatgcaccaaagcaACTGAGAGAAACTGCATTAACATATTGTTTTGTGATCATGAATCATACAAGTAAAAAACCATCTGCAAATATGTCTCAGACAAAATAATTGATGAGCTTGATACAGTAACATGAATGTTGCAAGTGTTGCTTTAAACAATAGtcatactttatttttacaaacaggaaaaatagttgcttgaaaaaatatttttgaaaaatcagtTGCTTagtgtatttaataaaaatgattacaacttttttctctaaaaatataGGCTCTTTTATACCACCTAGGGGTCAAAATATACTTATACTATCCTTACTTTACTCATACTACTTTGATCAAATGTAAGTTAGTGACCAACAAGTTAGTGAATTCCGGAAAGTACTTTCAAAATAAGGTAAACTAACTTATACAACTGAcaattatttgtaaattaaattcGCCGTCATGACAGTGGTATTAAGTGGTATTAAGTGTTAGCAATGAATTAAGTACAGTATTTAAGCTTTTCAACTTGTCGGTATGAGAAATAAGTTTAAAGATGCTGTGTTTGAAGTTTTACGAAATTTCGGAGGTCACAGTCATAGAGTAGGGAAATCGGTATTATAGTCAAGACCTCACAATTTTTAGCTGAAACATTCAAAATAcgtaaatattcaaatttaaggtataaaatattaaagcatGACTGTAGTTACATGATCTGTTCACTAGAGAGTAGTATAGAGAGATTTTAAAGCccttgaggttttttttccgTATTTTTGTAGCACCTCATTTGTATTGTTACTGACCAAACACGATACTGTGATTATAACACTAGTTCTCCTAAAATGGTCAGAAATTgctcaattgttttttttttctactcaaCAGATGTCTTTGTGATAAACTACTCAAAACAAAGTGTGCCACAGCGTAATTTTCcgtaatgtttttcaaaataaaagcttatgGCTAAGCTAAGAGACGTCACGTGACGTGCGAGCGCATCAATCGATACTCGTTACCAGGAGGATCCTTCCGCCTTGGAGAGCTGCGTTTACTCCTTCTTTCCTCGGACCACTCCTCTACAAATAACCGAGAGGAAAGTGAACGGGGGAGCAAAGAGGAGAAAGGATACAGTCCACACTTTAATAGTAAGAATACCGACTATAAGCATTTTGAACCTACTCTAATGTAGTGTTGACGTGCTACGGTGgcaaaagttgctaaatattgcTCAACAGGTGTGCTAAATAGTCGATAGCTTTTATCAGAGTTAGCTAGTTTTAATTGATATTTAAAGTGTTGTAGCTACTTAAGTGAAGTACACAACAAAGTTAACATTAGCCTGAGTGAAAGTGATGTTTTCTTTTCGGTTTAGCAAAGACGGATAAGGCTAGTGAAGTCGAGCTGTCAATTTTAGCTGTGGCTAATGGCTAATAAAATAGGCTTTTGCTTTACTCTGTTAAATGTTAGTTAAATAGCTTTCTATGTGGAAGtcgctgtaaaaaaaaaaagagtcatgTCAATTTAGTTTGTTGGGTAGTACCTGTTGGGTCACGGCTATTCAGATGGTTGACAAATTAACCCACGGTAATGGGACAACGTCCTAATATTTTTCAGTACTTattgagtaaataaaaaacgAGGCATTAACCAGGTaactatataaaaaagaaacagagttGACGGGTTTTTAAAGCGTTGATGGAGCTGCTGTTGAATCTTGAACAAGTCAGCTGACTCATTGTAATCCCCGGATTAGCACTGTGTGGTCCTTGTGCATTTTAGCTCAAAGGTATTCAAATAATCCTGACATTTAAAGTGGGTTTTGTGTAAGAAGCTGCTGCATGCTAACGTGTTAATATCTACTAAGTTAATTGGAACGATACATTTAGCAAGAGCCAATCAGTAAGTGTTAACCCATTTCACTTCAACGGGATTCTTTGAAcctttttctatgtttttgtcACATGCCCACTAACAGCGGTGTTATGAGTATATGATTTGGGTGCAGCACAACAGTGTAAAAGTGACACTCAGCTGTTTATGGACCTCTGCCATTAGAGATGGAGTGCAGAAATGCTATGAATGGCTGATctgttaaattatttcagttaataTTCACAGTCAATAATGAATGCTCTCTTTCCATAGATCTTGATTGAGTTTAGAGTGCTGGGCACTCCCAGCCATCAACACCATGGGGGAACTCTTTAGAAGTGAAGAGATGACCCTGGCCCAGCTCTTCCTCCAATCGGAAGCTGCCTACTGCTGTGTCAGTGAACTGGGAGAGATTGGGATGGTGCAGTTCCGTGATGTAAGTACACAATACTTTTTGTCTTTGAATTTTCCTATCTGAAAGTGCAGTTTTCAATGTTGCAGAATATACTAGTCATCTTTATTTAGGTGAATAAAATTTGGCTACATTAGTAGTGCTGTTTAGATGGTGGATACCCTTTGGGTCATGTGCTCACAGCTGACTCCTCGTTCCAAGCAAGTGAAAACCCTTTCCTAAGTAGTCTCAAGGCAGTCTGTTGTCTGTGAATATAGGATGAGTGTAACAGAAAAGTCCTCTGCAACAGCTTAAGACCTTATCAGGCTAACACTCTCTGGCAGTTGTAAGAAATTATCAGTTGAGCAAGTATGTTTTGTCACTGAactctgttcttcttcttttttctttttttttaagctcaaTCCTGATGTAAACGTCTTCCAGAGGAAGTTTGTTAATGAAGTGCGGCGATGTGAGGAAATGGATCGCAAACTGAGTGAGCTTTTTTCTTGTACAATAAACTTTTTAGAAATTCAGAAGCAATTGATTCTGTCAGTTTTTAACACTAAAAACACTGTTTGACATGCTTTAAAGCTTCTGATTTGTGTGAGATTctattgtttttaagtttactTGTTTGGCTTTAACAATTGTTCGACAGGATTtgttgaaaaagaaattaagaaggCCAACATTCCGATAATGGACACAGGAGAAAACCCTGAAGTTCCTTTTCCAAGGGACATGATTGATCTGGaggtaattgtttttttctgtttttataagcCTTCATGCAACAagtatgtgttttttatgtttgtatttcaaTTAATCATGTGATAAAGGTTGGAGTCCAATCCATTTCATTACCTgaagtcataaaacaataaagatgGCTATTAGAACACAATAAGTGCAAGAAGAGTTTCATAAGTTTATTGCAAGAGTTatagaaaaatactaaaatgcTTTGAACACATGTTAAGTCAGTTAACATAATAATTGATCTTTTGATTACTAGtacaagttttttatttagtgttgAAAAATTACCCTCAAAATATAGATATGGACTTCAGAGTTCTTACAAATGGAGGTCTGGATCCTTACTCTCTCTTTTTATATTGTCCCTCACAGGCTACATTTGAGAAGCTTGAGAATGAGCTGAAGGAAATAAACACCAACCAGGAGGCCCTGAAGAAGAACTTCCTGGAATTGACTGAACTCAAGCACATTTTGCACCGTACTCAGCAGTTTTTCAATGAGGtcggttttatttcttttacagacCTTTGAAGTGTTGTTTTCTGCTTCTTGGTTTTCAACATTAcgtttttattaagaaacagaTGACTGTGAATTTGGCAGTTGTTTCTGTTGAAGATTGCAACACCCTAAATTAAATCTACACGTAGCTTCAGTTGCTCATGCTTTATTTATATGGTACCTCAAATACTCAAAAACTAAGATATGATGACAACAGTATTTTAACTACATCAATATATTAATAAGTTGTGTTCCCTAGTTGACTTATTTCTCGTTTTTTGCCTGTACCACATTTCACAGCTGTCAGCATTGCGCTCATCAAAACACAAAGCTGCACTTATTTCTACTCGATTTTAACAAAAGGTGTTTTCACTCGTAATCTTTCATAGTTGTTCACATGACTGCAGCATCTATCCTAGTCAGTCATTATAGTAAATGCGCTGTTTGGTGCGTCAACCCAGTGGTATTAAATGCCAGATCCTGTCTGTGCTTAAGCAACCTTTGGCCAACATTATTTCCACTTCACTGCCTTCTCAAGCAAAACTGTGTCAACTGACAGCGCAGAGGGATCTTTTACAGCTTCTTTAGATGAATCATTCACCTAAATCAGAGCTCATAACAAGTAGATGGTCAGCTGCTAATTGAATAGAAACTCCTCTGAttaagtttcttttaataaggtCAGGAAGTTTTTTATAAAAGTGGGATTTAATAAATGTGTGCACATTAAATCAGATCTGGGCGTAAGTATGATGACTTAATGTGTAAtgtggtttgttttctgtttgacagATGGAAGATCCCAGTTTGCTTGAAGAGTCCTCCATTCTCCTGGATCCCAATGAGCCAACCCGAGTAGCTCCTCTTAGACTTGGGTGAGTCAGTTTTCAACACTTGTGTAATTTAAaaggattaaaatgttttctccgTCTCATTTGGAGGATTTCCAGCTAGTGCTTTTTGGATCGCAAACACCCTCcacacattacatttttaagctCTTTTCCAGACAGGAGGGATGATCctctaaagcaaaaaaaatcactctaAATAGCAAATTCCATTCATTTATAGCTGTTTTAAGCATAAGcaaagaagtaaataaaaaccaaatggagaaaaataaaacaaaacattgtttctcAATGTGTGTGCTGCAGATTTGTGGCTGGAGTTATAGGCAGGGAACGTATTCCCACATTTGAGAGGATGTTGTGGAGAGTTTGCAGAGGAAACGTGTTCCTGCGGCAGGCAGATATAGAAGACCCCCTAGAGGACCCAACCTCAGTCAGTGCTGTTCATAAACAGTTTTGTCAGATGTTTAGAGTTTTTACTCTGATTTCTAACCTAGCAATGTTTTCTCAGGGTGACCAGGTCCACAAGTCCGTCTTCATCATATTTTTCCAGGGAGACCAGCTGAAGAATAGAGTTAAGAAAATCTGTGAGGGGTAAGTGACTCAGCATCACTTACTGAGTGACAATGTGAGGGATGACCTTTTCATAACTaatagatttcttttgctttttaattcgTCCTTAGATTCAGAGCAACATTATACCCCTGTCCAGAAACCCCCCAGGAGAGGAAAGAGATGCTTGCAGGAGTGAATGCTCGCATTGATGACCTGCAAATGGTGAAAAAGCAGACTTTTTTGCTAtagttgtctgtttttgtttctatttctgttcagattttaaacttgtttatatTCTAGCTAGCTCTCTGATATGACTAAACCCTCTTTCTTTGCACTAAATGATAACTTCTAAATTTGTCCACTGGAAGCACATTTTGTTGTATAGGTTGCTCCTCAGAAGTATAGTAGCCCAGGACAAtctatcatttttatttactgatcactctttttttttgttacattcaTTACAGTATCTTTTGATATAAGTCTTAGCAGATACTCTGAGAATTTACTTTAAGAATAATATTATCACAATATGGAATTACACAGAATTCGAGCATGACGTGTAACATCGTGCTAGGAAAGCATGATGTTACAAGCTCAACACCTGCTGGGAAACCTTGTGGATGAACTGATATTCTTTTAGTACATGTGAGCAGAAGTTATTTAGAGTGCTGTCTGCAGAATGAGACATTGCCTCGACAACAGGTGTGCGCACAGTGCTTAAATGTCCTTCTATTTGCTGATCAGGGCTTAGTGTTGAATGTGATTCATACAGCAGCACACATGAAGGTATTTTTGTTATCTACTATGGAAACATCCAGTGGATGAGACAGCTGGTTAATTGTAAACACAACTCGATGTTAATGTTTTATCCTGTTTAGAGCAAAGTACAAGTTTTTCAGGGCAAAAGGGGAAATCTTCCCTAGGGAGGGACCAAGAATTCATCTTGATCTGATGTCTGAGCCATCTCACCTCACCcctgaaatgaaaaatttaaataattcgttttttgttaattttgttttgcaatggACATATGCTTCGGAGAAATGAGCTAGGTGAATTTACAAAAAGTCACTTCATGCAAATGGATGTTTCCTAACATAACAAGTTTGCTTTAAATTCAATAGTTACAGAAAGttgtaataaaatcttttttatgaTAAAGTAGTCAATATTCATTTGTGGGCTCCAACAAAGCAAGCTGTGGTATACCTTTACTTGTCTTTTAAGCTTCCTGTAGCTCATATGTATAAATATACGGATAGAGTCAATTCACTCATGTGGAAGATGTCTGCTTCTGCTCATAAAGGTTCTGAACCAGACTGAAGATCACAGGCAGAGGGTCCTGCAGGCTGCGGCCAAGACCGTCAGGGTGTGGTTCATTAAGGTGAGGAAGATGAAGGCCATCTACCACACCCTCAACCTCTGCAACATTGACGTCACGCAGAAGTGTCTGATTGCCGAGGTGTGGTGTCCTGTGTCCGACATGGACTCCATCCAGTTTGCGCTGCGGAGGGGGACAGTGAGTAAACTTGAGGGTTGGGGGGATTTCTGAGTTCTggtgtatatttttaaacttgagTGAAAGCGTTtgtctttggttttgttttccttagGAGAAGAGTGGCTCCACCGTGCCTTCCATTCTCAATCGAATGCAAACCAAACAGACCCCACCCACGTATAACAAGACAAACAAGTTCACCTCTGGATTCCAGAACATTGTGGACGCTTATGGGATTGGCAGCTACCGTGAAATGAACCCAGGTTCTGACGGTTTCTCACACTTCCTGTCCTCTCAGTCATTTTTGGTTATCCATGCTCAGCTTGTTGGCACATGCTCATTGACATGTTTCACTCGTTTCATGTACAACCACATCCATCACCCCCGTCCTCTTCGTTTGATGCCTGCGTTCTTGTCTTCAGCGCCATACACCATTATTACCTtccccttcctgtttgctgtcaTGTTTGGTGACTTCGGCCATGGGACACTCATGACCTGCGCTGCTCTCTACCTTGTGATAAGAGAAAGCAGGCTGATGGCCCAGAAGATTGATAACGAGGTATAAATCGTTTCACCGTCACCTCATCAATCCTAGTCTGCTGAGCCACAGAGAATCTGTAGTATTTTACAAAACCTGATCACTTGAGTCAACATGCTTGTTTTAAATCCTcatatacatgtttttttccttgaaCTGATTCCTCATTCACACTTTTTTGTTGCAGATATTCAACATGGTGTTTGCAGGACGCTATATCATACTGCTGATGGGAATATTCTCAATGTACACTGGGATTATTTACAACGACTGCTTCTCAAAGTCCCTCAATATCTTCGGCTCTGGATGGAGCGTGAGACCCATGTTTAAAGGAGGCAACTGGACGTAAGTATCACAGATAGGAATGTACTCAGCATTGCATTAAAAGTAACATCACTGCTGTG
This window encodes:
- the atp6v0a1a gene encoding V-type proton ATPase 116 kDa subunit a isoform X2, coding for MGELFRSEEMTLAQLFLQSEAAYCCVSELGEIGMVQFRDLNPDVNVFQRKFVNEVRRCEEMDRKLRFVEKEIKKANIPIMDTGENPEVPFPRDMIDLEATFEKLENELKEINTNQEALKKNFLELTELKHILHRTQQFFNEMEDPSLLEESSILLDPNEPTRVAPLRLGFVAGVIGRERIPTFERMLWRVCRGNVFLRQADIEDPLEDPTSGDQVHKSVFIIFFQGDQLKNRVKKICEGFRATLYPCPETPQERKEMLAGVNARIDDLQMVLNQTEDHRQRVLQAAAKTVRVWFIKVRKMKAIYHTLNLCNIDVTQKCLIAEVWCPVSDMDSIQFALRRGTEKSGSTVPSILNRMQTKQTPPTYNKTNKFTSGFQNIVDAYGIGSYREMNPAPYTIITFPFLFAVMFGDFGHGTLMTCAALYLVIRESRLMAQKIDNEIFNMVFAGRYIILLMGIFSMYTGIIYNDCFSKSLNIFGSGWSVRPMFKGGNWTTDTLEGNKALQLDPAVEGVFKGPYPIGIDPIWSISINKLTFLNSFKMKMSVVLGVIHMLFGVTLSLFNHLYFKKPLNIYLGFIPEIVFMCSLFGYLVILIFYKWVSYDAHTSRDAPSLLISFINMFLFSYNDPSTKPLYRGQMGLQSFLVIIALACVPCMLVVKTLVLRRQYLWQKHLGTQNFGGVRVGNGPTEDEAEIIQHDQLAQQSEDEPEAPEEEEFNFADTAVHQAIHTIEYCLGCISNTASYLRLWALSLAHAQLSEVLWSMVMRLGLSSRNFGGFILLAIIFYFFAVLSVAILLIMEGLSAFLHALRLHWVEFQNKFYAGQGFKFLPFTFESILEGRFEE
- the atp6v0a1a gene encoding V-type proton ATPase 116 kDa subunit a isoform X1: MGELFRSEEMTLAQLFLQSEAAYCCVSELGEIGMVQFRDLNPDVNVFQRKFVNEVRRCEEMDRKLRFVEKEIKKANIPIMDTGENPEVPFPRDMIDLEATFEKLENELKEINTNQEALKKNFLELTELKHILHRTQQFFNEMEDPSLLEESSILLDPNEPTRVAPLRLGFVAGVIGRERIPTFERMLWRVCRGNVFLRQADIEDPLEDPTSGDQVHKSVFIIFFQGDQLKNRVKKICEGFRATLYPCPETPQERKEMLAGVNARIDDLQMVLNQTEDHRQRVLQAAAKTVRVWFIKVRKMKAIYHTLNLCNIDVTQKCLIAEVWCPVSDMDSIQFALRRGTEKSGSTVPSILNRMQTKQTPPTYNKTNKFTSGFQNIVDAYGIGSYREMNPAPYTIITFPFLFAVMFGDFGHGTLMTCAALYLVIRESRLMAQKIDNEIFNMVFAGRYIILLMGIFSMYTGIIYNDCFSKSLNIFGSGWSVRPMFKGGNWTTDTLEGNKALQLDPAVEGVFKGPYPIGIDPIWSISINKLTFLNSFKMKMSVVLGVIHMLFGVTLSLFNHLYFKKPLNIYLGFIPEIVFMCSLFGYLVILIFYKWVSYDAHTSRDAPSLLISFINMFLFSYNDPSTKPLYRGQMGLQSFLVIIALACVPCMLVVKTLVLRRQYLWQKHLGTQNFGGVRVGNGPTEDEAEIIQHDQLAQQSEDEPESSLLLPAFKAPEEEEFNFADTAVHQAIHTIEYCLGCISNTASYLRLWALSLAHAQLSEVLWSMVMRLGLSSRNFGGFILLAIIFYFFAVLSVAILLIMEGLSAFLHALRLHWVEFQNKFYAGQGFKFLPFTFESILEGRFEE
- the atp6v0a1a gene encoding V-type proton ATPase 116 kDa subunit a isoform X3 — its product is MGELFRSEEMTLAQLFLQSEAAYCCVSELGEIGMVQFRDLNPDVNVFQRKFVNEVRRCEEMDRKLRFVEKEIKKANIPIMDTGENPEVPFPRDMIDLEATFEKLENELKEINTNQEALKKNFLELTELKHILHRTQQFFNEMEDPSLLEESSILLDPNEPTRVAPLRLGFVAGVIGRERIPTFERMLWRVCRGNVFLRQADIEDPLEDPTSGDQVHKSVFIIFFQGDQLKNRVKKICEGFRATLYPCPETPQERKEMLAGVNARIDDLQMVLNQTEDHRQRVLQAAAKTVRVWFIKVRKMKAIYHTLNLCNIDVTQKCLIAEVWCPVSDMDSIQFALRRGTEKSGSTVPSILNRMQTKQTPPTYNKTNKFTSGFQNIVDAYGIGSYREMNPAPYTIITFPFLFAVMFGDFGHGTLMTCAALYLVIRESRLMAQKIDNEIFNMVFAGRYIILLMGIFSMYTGIIYNDCFSKSLNIFGSGWSVRPMFKGGNWTTDTLEGNKALQLDPAVEGVFKGPYPIGIDPIWSISINKLTFLNSFKMKMSVVLGVIHMLFGVTLSLFNHLYFKKPLNIYLGFIPEIVFMCSLFGYLVILIFYKWVSYDAHTSRDAPSLLISFINMFLFSYNDPSTKPLYRGQMGLQSFLVIIALACVPCMLVVKTLVLRRQYLWQKHLGTQNFGGVRVGNGPTEDEAEIIQHDQLAQQSEDEPEFNFADTAVHQAIHTIEYCLGCISNTASYLRLWALSLAHAQLSEVLWSMVMRLGLSSRNFGGFILLAIIFYFFAVLSVAILLIMEGLSAFLHALRLHWVEFQNKFYAGQGFKFLPFTFESILEGRFEE